A single Roseinatronobacter monicus DNA region contains:
- a CDS encoding rhomboid family intramembrane serine protease: MKLVSRRKSSTPASPKHLHQVDESVKAAFMGPRHITLPTHANARAVIWVVGLTCLAEVVLTLAEAAGLGGLALRRTFLLHGAFWNGLLAGWEPMYPFQREAMFVTYALLHGGLLHLIGNMVAVLALGGIAVARIGQKGFILLYAISAIGGGVGFALLSNSETPMVGASGAVFGLIGAWKFWEWQMRQHLGSPMRPLWQFMLGLVLLNLVLWLALSGLLAWEAHLGGFVAGVLFAAIVTPSLRYRV; encoded by the coding sequence ATGAAACTTGTCTCACGCCGCAAGAGCAGCACTCCAGCAAGCCCGAAGCACTTGCATCAGGTTGACGAGAGTGTCAAAGCCGCATTCATGGGGCCACGACATATTACCTTGCCAACACACGCCAACGCGCGGGCCGTCATCTGGGTCGTTGGGCTGACATGCCTTGCAGAGGTTGTGCTGACGCTGGCCGAAGCGGCGGGTTTGGGCGGGCTGGCGTTGCGGCGCACATTCCTGTTGCACGGCGCGTTCTGGAACGGGCTGTTGGCAGGCTGGGAGCCTATGTATCCGTTCCAGCGCGAGGCTATGTTTGTCACTTATGCCCTGCTGCATGGCGGATTGTTGCATCTGATCGGCAATATGGTGGCGGTGCTGGCCCTTGGCGGCATTGCCGTGGCGCGGATCGGGCAAAAAGGGTTTATCCTGCTTTACGCCATCTCGGCCATCGGTGGCGGCGTCGGGTTTGCCTTGCTGTCAAACAGCGAGACGCCAATGGTGGGCGCGTCCGGTGCGGTCTTTGGGTTGATCGGCGCTTGGAAGTTCTGGGAATGGCAGATGCGCCAGCATCTTGGCAGCCCCATGCGGCCCCTGTGGCAATTCATGCTGGGGCTGGTGTTGCTGAACCTTGTCTTATGGCTGGCTTTGTCCGGTCTGCTGGCATGGGAAGCGCATCTTGGTGGCTTTGTGGCCGGTGTACTGTTTGCGGCCATCGTCACCCCAAGCCTGCGCTACCGGGTCTAG